GGAGGTCTCCGGGACCGCCCTGCTGGCGACGTTCGCCCCGCTGCTGTTCGTCCGGCGGCTCTCGCGCCTCGCCGCTTCGCTGCCGAGCGGCGGCGGGGCGGCGGGGGTCGCCTGCTGCCTCGGCCTCATGGCGGCCGCCGCGGGGATCGCGCAGGCGATCGGATCGCGCCGCCGCGGCGGGATACCGGGCTGGAAGCCCACGCGGGGCCGGAGGAGATACCGCGAAACGGGGTTCGATCCGTCCGCGTTCAGGGCGGGGGAACCGGGGAAGGCGCGATGAGGGCACGACGCCGGCGCGGATGGCCGGGTTTCGTCGCCGCCGGCTGCATCCTTCTCTGCTGCGGGTGCGGCCGCCCGGCGGCTCCGTCCGGCGGGGGCGGCGAGGCGGGGGGGGAGCGGCTGATCGTCCTCCTCGATCTCAACTACACCCTCGTCGAGAACCGGGAGGAGACCATCCGCGCGGGCGCGGGGGGGGTCGACCGCCGCCTCGCACGCGAGCGGTACCGGTCGTGGCTCCTGGAGCTGATCGGACCCCACCGCGTGATCCTGATCACCGCGCGGCCGGAGTCGCGCAAGGCGCGGACGCTCCTGCGGATCGAAGAGTCGGCGGGCTGGCGGCCCGACGAGGCGTACTTCAACGAGAAGGACCTCCCGCCACCGGAATGCAAGAGGGATATCCTGGAGCGGTACGTCTTCCCGAAACACGGCGCCCCGCGCGACGGGACGCGCTACGCCGCGATCGAAAGCAACCCGCGGACCGCGGCGATGTACGCCTCCCTCGGCATCCCCTGCCTCCGGGTATGGGATTTGGGGCGGTACCGCCCCGGAGACGGGGATTCGGCGCGTTGCCCCGGGGATACGGCAGACGGGACAGACAGGGGAGGGGGGCGATGAACGTCATCCAGCTCGCGGTGGGGGGACTCGACGCGAACTTCTCGTATCTTCTGCACGACCGGCGCAGCCGCGACACGGCGCTCGTGGATCCGTGCGGGGACACGCGGCTGATCAAGACCGCCCTGGCGCGCCTGCCGGAGGCACAACCGCGCTACATCCTGCTCACGCACGGGCACCACGACCACTGGTCCGGCGTCCGGGAGATGCGCGGCGGTTTCGCCGCGCCCGTCGCCGCGCACCCCCGGTGCCCCGCGCGGCACGACCTCGATCTCTCCGACGGGGAGCGGCTCCCGTTCGGGGACACCTTCGTCGAGTGCCTGTACGCGCCCGGCCACAGCCCCGACAGCGTGCTCTACCGGCTCGGCGACGACACGGCCCTCTTCACCGGGGACACGCTCTTCGTGGACTGGTGCGGCTACGGCGAGCCGGAGGCGCTGTTCAGAACGATGCGCGAGGTGATCTTCCCTCTCCCCGACCGCCTCGAGGTCTACCCGGGGCACGACTACGGCCGCGCGCCGCATTCCCCCCTCGGGACCCAGAAGGCGGAGAACCCGTACCTGTCGACCGCGGAGTTCGCCCGTTTCCGCGAGGCGATGAAGGAGCTCTGAGACGATGCGGTTTCTCGCCAGACTCGCCGCCAGTGTCGCCGTGATCGTGCGCTGCGCCCGGATCGGGAAACGGCACCCGTCGCTCGCGGGGCTCATCGCCACGATGCCGCTGATGAGTTTGATCGTCCTCTTCTAACTGCGCCTGGAGAACCCGGGGGACGACGCCCTGCTCAGGGGCTGCACGCAGGGGGCGCTCTGGGGGATCGTCCCGAGCATCCTCTTCTTCGCCGCCGCGTGGCTGAGCCTGAGGGGCGGGATCCCGCTTTCGCTCGCGCTCGCCTCGGCCTTCGCCGCATGGCCGGCCGGCGCCATGGCGCACCAGCGGGTGCTCCGTTGAAACGCCCGCCCGCGCCGCCCCCGCGTCTCGACTGCCGCGTGGAGGGCCTCGCCTTCGGCGGGGAGGGGGTCGCGCGCGTCGACGGGATGGTCGTCTTCGTGGAGGGGGCCCTCCCCGGCGAGCGCGCCGCGGTCGAGATCGCCCGCGAGGAGAAACGGTTCAAGCGCGGCCGCGCCGTCGAGATACTGGAGTTCTCGCCGGACCGGGTCTCGCCCCGCTGCCGCCTCTTCGGGCGCTGCGGCGGGTGCGTGCTCCAGCACCTCCGCTATGAAAGCCAGGTCGCGTGGAAGCGCCGGCAGGCGCTCGATATCCTCGCCCGGATCGGGGGCTTCCCGGAGTTCGAATGCGGCGAGGCGGTGCCGTCGCCCTCCCCGTACGCCTACCGCAACACCGTCCGGCTCCACCGCCTCCCCGGCCGCGAGCCGCGCTACGGCTTCTGCGGCCGAAACGCCCGCACGCTCGTCGAGGTGACGCGCTGCGAGATCGCGGCGGATGCGATCAACGAGGTCCTGCCTGAGCTCGGAAGGCGGGCGGGGCGGCGGCCGCCGCCGGACGAGATCCGGGTCCGCGCCGGCGTCGGGGGAGGGGCCGTCGTGCACCCCGGCGCGCGCCCCGCGGGGCCGGTCGTCTTCTCGCTGGGGGGGGCGCGTTTCTCCGTTCCCCCCGCCTCCTTCTTCCAGGTGAACATCCCGGTGGCGGAGTCGATCGTCGCGCGGCTGGCGGACTGGATCGACGCGCCGGCGCCCGTCGGAACGCTCTTCGACCTCCACTGCGGCGCCGGGATCTTTTCCGCGCTCCTCGGGAAACGGTTCCGGCGCACCGTGGGGATCGACCGCGACGCCCGCGCCGTCGCGGCGGCCCGCGGGAACGCCGCGGAGGCCGGGGCCGGGGAGGCGGTCTTTATCGCCGGGGATGCCGGGGAGATCTTCGCGGAGGCCTTCCGGGAGCACGCGAGGGAGGGGAGCGTCGCGCTCCTCGACCCCCCGCGGGACGGCGTCGACGAGCGGCTCATCGGCCTCCTCGCCGGCGCCGGCCGGAAACTCGCGCGGATCCTGTACGTCTCCTGCGACCCCGCGACGCTCGCCCGGGACCTGAAGCGGCTCTGCGCGGGGGGCGCGTGGCGCCTCGAGCAGGCGGCGGTCTTCGACATGTTCCCGCAGACGGCGCACCTGGAGGTCTGCGCGTCGGTCAGGCGCGCGTGACGAGGGGGGGGGGAGATGCGCTTTCTCGATCTGGTGAAACGGCGGCGGAGCGTGCGGCGCTACGCCCCCGCGGCCGTATCGCGCGCGGCGATCGACCGGTGCCTGGAGGCGGCGCGCCTCGCCCCCTCCGCCTGCAACGCGCAGCCGTGGTCGTTCGTCGTGGTCGACCAGCCGGGCCGGGCGGCGGAGATCGCTCGGTCCGTCTTCGGCGGCGTCTACTCGATGAACCGATTCGCCGGGGACGCGCCCGTCCTCATCGCGGCCGTGACGGGGCGGTCCACGCCCGCCGCCCGGCTCGGGGGGCTGTTCAGGAACACGCGCTACCCCCTCATCGACATCGGCATCGCCTGCGAGCATCTCGCGCTCCAGGCTGCCGAGGAGGGGCTGGGGACCTGCTGGATCGGCTGGTTCGACGAGAGGGCGCTGAAACGGGCCCTCGGCCTGCCGCGGAGGGCGCGGGTCGATATCCTTATCGCCCTGGGCTACCCGGCGGACGAACCGCCGGAGGGGGGGGCGAAGCGCAGGCCCCTCGAGGAGATACGGCGCTATCTCCAGACCCCCCGCGCGGAGGAGGGCCGATGAGCCGTTTCCGCGCCGTCCTCTTCGACCTCGACGGGACGCTCCTGGATACCATCGAGGACATCGCGGATGCGATGAACGCCGTCCTCCGCCGCGCGGGATTCCCCGGCCACGCGCCGGATGCGTACAGGCGCCTCGTGGGGGACGGGCTCGAGCATCTCGTCCTCCGCGCCGTGCCGCCCGGCCACCGCGACGCGGAGACGGTCGCGCGCTGCATGGAGGGGATGCGGCGGGAGTACGCGGCCGGGGGGTACGCGAAGACGAAACCGTATCCCGGGGTGCCCGGCCTCCTCGACGCGCTGAGCGCCCGCGGCTGCCGTCTCGCGATCCTCACGAACAAGCCCCACGACAGCGCGCGCGAACACGTCTCCGCCACGCTGGGGAAATGGCGCTTCGATCTTGTGGCCGGCGCCCGCCCGGGCGTGCCGCTCAAGCCCGACCCCGCCGCGGCGATCGAGATCTCCGCCGCGCTCGGCATCCCGCCGGACCGGTTCGTCTTCCTCGGCGACTCGGGCATCGACATGGACACCGCCCGCCTGGCGGGGATGCATCCGGCGGGCGCCGTCTGGGGGTTCCGCGGGAGGGAGGAGCTCGTCCTGCACGGGGCCGTCTCCCTGCTGGAGAAGCCGGCCGACCTGCTCGCCCTGTTCCGCCGCGGTGCCGACGCCCGCTAGGGATCCCTCCTGCCCGCCTTCCCTCTCCCCTCCGCGCGCGCGAAGAGAAGGACGGGGTGCGGGCGGCTCGACCCTTCGTGCGGTGTCCCACGCCTCCCGTCCGGCGTGTTCAGTCCGCCTCCGTTGTGCTATACTTTTTCGTCGGAAAGCTCCCGGGGCTCGATCTCGATGATCTGCGAACTGTGCAAGAAGAACACCGCAACGGTGCGCTACACCGAGGTGGTGGACAAGAAGGTCATGAAGATGAACCTGTGCGAGGAGTGCGCCAAGAAGAAGGGCGTCAGCGTGCAGGCGCCGTTCACCATCGCCGATCTCCTCTCGGGCCTCGCCGAGGCGGGGTCCAGGACCGAGGAGAACGCTGGCGCGACCTGCCCCTCGTGCGGCCTGACCTACGGCGACTTCAGGAAGACGGGGCGGCTGGGCTGCGACGGCTGCTACACCGCGTTCAAGAAAGGCCTCCGGAGCCTCCTCGAATCGATACACAAGAGCACCGCGCACCACGGCAAGGTCCCCGCGCGCGCCCGGGGC
This window of the Chlamydiota bacterium genome carries:
- a CDS encoding nitroreductase, with protein sequence MRFLDLVKRRRSVRRYAPAAVSRAAIDRCLEAARLAPSACNAQPWSFVVVDQPGRAAEIARSVFGGVYSMNRFAGDAPVLIAAVTGRSTPAARLGGLFRNTRYPLIDIGIACEHLALQAAEEGLGTCWIGWFDERALKRALGLPRRARVDILIALGYPADEPPEGGAKRRPLEEIRRYLQTPRAEEGR
- a CDS encoding class I SAM-dependent RNA methyltransferase, with product MKRPPAPPPRLDCRVEGLAFGGEGVARVDGMVVFVEGALPGERAAVEIAREEKRFKRGRAVEILEFSPDRVSPRCRLFGRCGGCVLQHLRYESQVAWKRRQALDILARIGGFPEFECGEAVPSPSPYAYRNTVRLHRLPGREPRYGFCGRNARTLVEVTRCEIAADAINEVLPELGRRAGRRPPPDEIRVRAGVGGGAVVHPGARPAGPVVFSLGGARFSVPPASFFQVNIPVAESIVARLADWIDAPAPVGTLFDLHCGAGIFSALLGKRFRRTVGIDRDARAVAAARGNAAEAGAGEAVFIAGDAGEIFAEAFREHAREGSVALLDPPRDGVDERLIGLLAGAGRKLARILYVSCDPATLARDLKRLCAGGAWRLEQAAVFDMFPQTAHLEVCASVRRA
- a CDS encoding excinuclease ABC subunit B, which codes for MICELCKKNTATVRYTEVVDKKVMKMNLCEECAKKKGVSVQAPFTIADLLSGLAEAGSRTEENAGATCPSCGLTYGDFRKTGRLGCDGCYTAFKKGLRSLLESIHKSTAHHGKVPARARGAVDEARLLSELEESLAAAVQHEEFEKAAGLRDRIREMKREARTKGRAAKKTREA
- a CDS encoding HAD family hydrolase produces the protein MSRFRAVLFDLDGTLLDTIEDIADAMNAVLRRAGFPGHAPDAYRRLVGDGLEHLVLRAVPPGHRDAETVARCMEGMRREYAAGGYAKTKPYPGVPGLLDALSARGCRLAILTNKPHDSAREHVSATLGKWRFDLVAGARPGVPLKPDPAAAIEISAALGIPPDRFVFLGDSGIDMDTARLAGMHPAGAVWGFRGREELVLHGAVSLLEKPADLLALFRRGADAR
- a CDS encoding MBL fold metallo-hydrolase, which translates into the protein MNVIQLAVGGLDANFSYLLHDRRSRDTALVDPCGDTRLIKTALARLPEAQPRYILLTHGHHDHWSGVREMRGGFAAPVAAHPRCPARHDLDLSDGERLPFGDTFVECLYAPGHSPDSVLYRLGDDTALFTGDTLFVDWCGYGEPEALFRTMREVIFPLPDRLEVYPGHDYGRAPHSPLGTQKAENPYLSTAEFARFREAMKEL